Within the Pirellulales bacterium genome, the region TCATCAGAACCGGCCGGCGCCCGCGGCGGATCATTTTCGCGAGTCGATGCGCCTCGACCCGACGTGCGAGTACGCGCGCGCCGGCCTCGTCGAGGCGACCAAGGCGCGCAATCCCGTCTATCGCATCGTGCTGAAGTACTTCCTCTGGATGAGCCGACTCGACTCGCGCGCTCGGTGGGGCGTCATCCTCGGCGGGTACTTTGCGGCGCGGACGCTGACCCGGGCGGCGCGCCACAACCCGAGCCTCGCGCCGTGGGTCGTTCCGCTGCTGATCCTCTATGCGCTGTTCGTCCTGACGACGTGGTTCGCCGTGCCCATGAGCAATCTGCTGCTGCGGCTCAGTCGCGACGGTCGGCTGATGCTCGACGGCGACGAGCGGGCGAGCGCCCACTGGTTCGCCGGGTGCATGACGACCATGGCGGTCGGTTCGATCGGAGGGTACTTCGCCGACTCTGTGCCGCTGCTGGTCCTCGGCGCCGTGGGATTCGGCTTGGCGCTGCCCGCGACGATCTTCTACCGATGCGACCAGGGGTGGCCGCGGAACGTGATGCGGTGGATTGCCGTCGCACTGGCGGCCGTCGGCCTCGCCTGGGTCGGCGTTGCGGCGACTGAGTCGTCTGCCGGCGACGATTTCTCGATTGCTTTCAAACTGCTCGGGATCGGTTTCATGATCGGCGCGCTGGGGATTGTCCCCTGGACGGCCAATGCGCTTGTCAATGCCACTGCCGAGAAATAGGGCCCGGCCTCGCCAGGCCTTGAGCCCGGGGGGCGTGTGCCGAGCGCAGTGATTCTCAAGTGCTGCTCATGCACGTCGCTGTCGCCGTGCTTGGTCGAATTGTTGATCATGTCATGTCACGCACTACTGGGCTGCGGCGTTCGGCAAGTGCGCTGGAGCGCTGCCCGGCCGTTCGGCGAATTCGTCCCCCGCCGACCACGGCCCGACGGCGACGACGGGGGCCCGCGCCGTCGCTCCTCAAGATCGGCCCGACCTCGTCGATCGGCGCAATCGGACCGGGCGCACTCTCGGAACGCCCGATCTCGCTTTCCTCCGGCACGGAGCCCGGGCGGAAGCGGGATAGGCTTGACGGAAAGGATCCGACCCTCTTCCGCGAGGTCCGTCATGTCGAGTCGTGCCAAACCAGCGTCTCCCGTCGATCGAGCGGGGGCCTTGCGTCGCGTACGGGGACGGGTCGCCGCCGTCGGACTCGGGTACGGGGCGCCGACCGCGGCGCTGCTGGCCGCGGGGGCGCTGGCGGCGACGACGGAACTGATCCGCGAACTCCAGACCCGGCGGGCCGCTGCGCCCGACGTCATGGTGCGGTTCGGCGACGCTCTCCAGAGC harbors:
- a CDS encoding tetratricopeptide repeat protein; this translates as MTPHFQRGTLLAQQSRWLDAARELKKHLAEQPADPAALGLFALCLVQIDKFDEAEAAVRRAVARAPDEPDSHYYHAIVLRRRGRFREAEAAARTAVRLDPESPQYFSQLSATLFVQEKWEEALAAADAGLALDAEHVQCLNFRTMALTHLGSAAQAVATVDATLAANPEDAFSHANKGWALLHQNRPAPAADHFRESMRLDPTCEYARAGLVEATKARNPVYRIVLKYFLWMSRLDSRARWGVILGGYFAARTLTRAARHNPSLAPWVVPLLILYALFVLTTWFAVPMSNLLLRLSRDGRLMLDGDERASAHWFAGCMTTMAVGSIGGYFADSVPLLVLGAVGFGLALPATIFYRCDQGWPRNVMRWIAVALAAVGLAWVGVAATESSAGDDFSIAFKLLGIGFMIGALGIVPWTANALVNATAEK